The following is a genomic window from Acipenser ruthenus chromosome 19, fAciRut3.2 maternal haplotype, whole genome shotgun sequence.
TGATTTGTGTATTACTCTTCATCTAGGCCAGGAGATAGGTATCCGTCTTTACTGTTGTTCATAATAAAGTAATGGTAAAACTTCTTAGTTAAGATGATAGACAACCGTTTCGCCAGGTCAAAGATACTAGTCTATGAGGCTGAGAAGTTTCTTTGCCTCTCGTCAAAAAACTTACTGAGGTGCTGGTAGTTCCAGCTGTAGCTCAGCACACAGTATGCAGCCAGCAGCATCGCCACACCACCAGCCCCACCCTTCTTCACATCTATATACTTGCTGTAATACCTCTGCCAGCCTGTGGATATCATTCAAAGTGATTAGGCAGGACAGCATGGGAAGGAGACAGCAGAACTGCACACTGCAGCAGCATACTTCAGCTTGCATTATACTCTACAGCAATATAACATGGCCCGTTACAAGGAATACATATGGAATACATTGAACACATGACAGACTCCAATTAAATAGTATGGCCTACAATGGAAACTAATGTTTACGCAAGCCAGTTAAATGAATGCAGtttattcacattttaaatgatgtacaTCTGGTGTTGGTGCTGTGAAAATGTAAGTTACCATGACTTTACACATTGTGAAGGATAATAACTAATTCCTGATCCACTGCCCTCCCCAGCTCTGTCCAGACCCCCAGACCCACCTCTGCGCATCGCTGCCAGTCCGGTGGTGAGCTGCAGCTCCCGAGACCCCAGCCAGGCGGGCAGCTCCCCCAGCCTCACCTCCATCAGCCGTCTCTCTGCAAGATGAACTGCACATCACAGGCCCGTTAACACCTGCTGAATCAGTGGCACGCCACTCATCTTCGAGTCAAAGTGCTAATAGAgccagcctttaaaaaaaaaaaaaaaaagtgtgttttttgctGTAGATTATATAGTTTTTCCAGATTATACTCTGCTTTAGCAAAGCTGTGCCACCACACTTCAGATTGACTTGCTGTGCAGCGGGTATTAGGACCTCTCACCTTTTCACAGGAGGTGACTGCAGTGTGGTGGCAACACTCCCAAAATGCTTTTTCTCAATACGTAGAGGCTCACAGTAGTTGACAAatattacagtaaattaaataagTGTAATAATGTCAAATCAATAATCAACTGTGAGCCCAAACTCCAGACTGTACCTTGTCCTCTGTCCTGTTCAGGCAGGCATGGCCTATCCTCTACATGCCAGGGGGAGGGTTTCACTGGGAGCATGGAGAATCCGATTCCCTGGTACCCACGGTGGAGCTCTGGGAGCCACTCCAAGCCTCTGGCTGTTAAATCTGAGCCAGCTGCtttgctgagggactgggagagtaCTGGGACGACTCTTTCACTGGTCTCTGCGCTGCCCTTCCTGGAGACAAGATCATAATTCCTGCTGCAAAAGTTCTCCCTGATGTGATCCCACACGTTGGTTTTCGTGAACTGCTTGCTGTCCCTACTGTGATCCAGTAACACATTCTGTCCCCTACATGTATTCTGCTGTTGGTACAATCCAGCAGTATTTTTGTTGCCCATCAAAGCGTACTTAGTGTGGTCCCTAACACTGGTTTTGCTTCTGCTTTCGCTTGTTTTAACTTCCAGCACTCTCTTCCCAGGGGAAACGGAAGGCACTCTGGCTTGATCTGCCAAACTCTGCCATGCTACAGAATCAGCACTGGGGGATTCTGAACACTGAAGGGGTGCTAACTCCAAAGCCTGGAGTTTTGACGTGGTTTGCTTGCTTCTATGTTTAGGAACAGCCTGGTTTTGCATTACTTGTTCTAAGCCATGCTTATCCACCTTTGTTACAACAGCAGTTTGGTTGAGGTTCAATAAAGGTGTGTTAGCAGGTGTTTTGTCTGTGGCTTGAACATTGCCTTGTGCTGAAGGAAATGCAGGGCTGGTTTTCTTGTCTTTGAGTGACGATATCATACTGGTCTGCTCTTTCCTGCTATGTTGCTTTTTAAGCTCTTTACTCCACATTTTCTGAAGCCCTGCTTTGCCGACTTTATCCCCTGCCTCGGTAATCTCTGTATTTCCTTTAGGGGCTGGAATTTCTGAATTCTGGAGATTGGAGATGTCCTGCGTTTTTGCTTTCTTgcttttcagaatggttgaaggCTCTTTGAGATTTAATTTactgtctttttctttctttttagcaGCTGCTTGTGGTACCCCATTGGAGCCTGCTGTTACCCTGGCAACTGCCGCCATTTTGCAGTGAGGTAAGTGGGACTTGAGCCTCTTGAACGGCTTTCCACAAAATGGACACAGCTCCGTCCCGGGAGCAGCAGCCCCTGTCTTCTTGGCTgagaaaaacaaattaacaaacagCCAATAAAAACGTTGGGGTGTGCCGAGATTTTGGATTAACACTGGTCCCCCTTTTCTGCTGTTCAATACATATGTAGCTGTTGCTTCTGGTACCTAATCGCATCACATGCTCGCTGTCAATTCTGTCCACTGGTTTAGCTGCAATCATGTGACCTGCAGCACAAAGCTTTGTATAGCCTAACCCTAAGTAACTGAGTTATCACACCTTTAAGATCCCTGCTGCAAATACAATGCATCGCCATATGGTGGCACTGTATGCCAACATACAATTCCAAACAAAGAAGCAAATCTCACTGGGTCAAATGCAATGAACAAAAAAGCTGCAGATGATCCTGTAGTTAGTACCTCAGGACTAGACTAAACTAGTGCGCTAGTTAtcaccaattgcaacgaaccaaGAACTTCCAGATAGTCCCTAGGTGCGGATTAAAAATGTTCCCAATTGCAGAACTCCAGATGATGACTGCTGCCCCCTAGAtgttcctgggggggggggggggatctgatTAACATCCACGAAAGCACTGTTTGCCATGCTGTTCTCAGGATCTCGAAGCTGATATGAAAGCTATGTTGTCATGCAGCCCAATGAAGAGGAGCAACGAGATATTTGCACCACGTTTTATTCTGCAGCTGGAATACCTGGAGTTATTGGGGCCATAGACTTCGCACACATCTGTATTCGATTTCATAAGCAATATAAGGATCTGAGCTTCATCAACAGGCATAGCTACACATCAGTCAATTACCAGATGGTGTGTGACCATCTTTGAATGCGTAACGTGGTGCACGATGGGCAGGCAGCACACATGATGCACGGATTTGAGAACAGCTGATTGCAACTACAATTTCAAGAAGGCTCCCACTATTGGACTGTTCTGTGCTAGAATAAATGTACAGTTATAATACATGTCGATATGAGATGACTATGAAAAATATTTGGAATGGTTACACTGGAATTGTCGGTGGGCGTTTCTTGTGCATCAACCCCAATGTAATCACTATCAATAGCTCCTTTTATTGATGAAAGCAAAATGGGTATCATCGATGTAATAAGGCTGTATATCTGGGGCAAAGGATTGTCGGGCGCTCCGGTCAGTCACTGTTGGTGTTGCTTTGCAACAGCATTTCTGGTCTCCAGATCAGCTGATCCCCAACTCCTTTGTTCGTTGCAATTGGAACTAACTTaatctgcagctggggatgatcccgaggaaAGTACTGCAACAGCTAGTGGGCAATTTAGTACGCTTGATGTGTACTAATGCAGAATGTTCGTTGCAACTGACCCATTGAGTTTGTTGGCAA
Proteins encoded in this region:
- the LOC117424389 gene encoding ATP synthase subunit f, mitochondrial-like isoform X2; its protein translation is MSAVHLAERRLMEVRLGELPAWLGSRELQLTTGLAAMRRGWQRYYSKYIDVKKGGAGGVAMLLAAYCVLSYSWNYQHLKQDRWRKYH
- the LOC117424389 gene encoding uncharacterized protein C17orf80-like isoform X1 codes for the protein MSAAKKTGAAAPGTELCPFCGKPFKRLKSHLPHCKMAAVARVTAGSNGVPQAAAKKKEKDSKLNLKEPSTILKSKKAKTQDISNLQNSEIPAPKGNTEITEAGDKVGKAGLQKMWSKELKKQHSRKEQTSMISSLKDKKTSPAFPSAQGNVQATDKTPANTPLLNLNQTAVVTKVDKHGLEQVMQNQAVPKHRSKQTTSKLQALELAPLQCSESPSADSVAWQSLADQARVPSVSPGKRVLEVKTSESRSKTSVRDHTKYALMGNKNTAGLYQQQNTCRGQNVLLDHSRDSKQFTKTNVWDHIRENFCSRNYDLVSRKGSAETSERVVPVLSQSLSKAAGSDLTARGLEWLPELHRGYQGIGFSMLPVKPSPWHVEDRPCLPEQDRGQVHLAERRLMEVRLGELPAWLGSRELQLTTGLAAMRRGWQRYYSKYIDVKKGGAGGVAMLLAAYCVLSYSWNYQHLKQDRWRKYH